The window GTTTTTTTCACAGTTTAGTTCCTTTTCAATTTCAAGAGCTTCTATGTGACATTCTAATGATTTAACCAAAGAGTCTTTTTCATAATATATTATTCCAAGATTATTGATACAGAACAAATAAGCATTCCTATTTCCAATTTCTTTCCATATAGCAGTAGATTTTTCAATATATGAAATTGCTTCATCGTAATTATTTAATTTCATGTAGATTAGACCCAGATTATTATAGGAGTAACCGATTGCCATTCTATTTCCTTTGATTTCCCTTACAGAAAGTGCTTTATGATGATTATCTAAAGCTTCTGCAAATTGTCCTGTTTTATTATACAAATTACCGAGATTATTATAAATATTATCTGTTTCTAATTCGTTACCACTAAGGATAAAAGCCTCTAAAGATTTTTTGTAATAAAATTCTGCACTGTCGTATTGGTTAAGATAATAAAAAGCTATTCCAATATCGTAGAGTGGATCGCCAGTCCGCATCAAATCGTTTAATTCATTAGCAATCTTGACAGCTTGTTTAGAATACTTTATGCACTCTTTAGGTGAAGATTCTTTTAGAATAGAAGAAAGAGTATTTAACAATCTAATTTTTTCTATACCTTCAACATTTGGCAATAGATTTTCTAAACTATCAATTTTGGCTTGTTTTCCATAAAACTGAAAAACAATCAAACAAAAAATTATTATGAAAAATAATGATTTATTCATACAAAAAAAAGGCAAAGACTTAAAATATGTTAAATATATAATGCAAAATTAAGAAAATATAGCATAAACTATAGATTTAATTACATAGGCTTGGCTTATAAAATAAACACAAAAAATTCAATTTATGAATGTATCCACAATATTTTATAAAAAATATCCCATTTGAATAAATAAATAATAATAACACAGAAAAACATTTAATTCTTATCTTTGTAAAATTTTAAACAATATTTTATCTTACTGAATATCTGACTTTTACAATCTTTTCACAGCAAAGATAAAATTCATTTTTTGAACAGACTAAAAAATTGATTATGACTTCAGTTAATAAATTAGAAGAAACTGCCAACCAGATAAGACGCGACATTTTAAGGATGGTTCATGCTCAAAATTCCGGTCATCCGGGAGGCTCTCTTGGTTGTGCCGACTTTCTTACAACACTATACTTCAGTATTTTAAAACATAATCCAAATAATTTTACTATTAATGGAGATTCAGAAGATTTATTTTTTCTTTCAAATGGACATATCTCGCCGGCTTGGTATAGTGTATTGGCACGCTGCGGATATTTCGACACAAACGAATTAAGCACTTTCAGAAAAATAAATTCCAGATTGCAAGGACATCCCTCAACGGCCGAAAATTTGCCAGGAATAAGAATTGCTTCAGGTTCGCTCGGACAAGGTTTGTCTGTAGCAATTGGCGCAGCTTTAGCAAAAAAGTTAAACAATGACAACAATTTAGTTTACTCACTACATGGCGATGGCGAATTACAGGAAGGTCAGATTTGGGAAGCAGCAATGTACGCAGCGGCAAACAAAGTTGATAATTTGATTGCTGTAATTGATTATAACCAAAAACAAATTGATGGAAGCCTCGATTCTGTAGTTAGTTTAGGAGATTTGTCGGCAAAATGGAAAGCATTTGGTTGGAGGGTTTTAGAGATGGATGGAAATAATATTGAAGATATTTTAGAAACAATCCAAAAAGCAAAAGATATAACAAAAAAATCGCTCCCGATAGTGATAATCATGAAAACAGAAATGGGTATGGGTGTAGATTTCATGATGGGAACTCATAAATGGCATGGTGTTGCACCTAATGACGAACAACTTAAAAAAGCTTTAAGTCAATTACCTGAAACTTTAGGAGACTATTAATTAATGGGCAACGGCTCAAAGTTTTCAAATATTTGATAATAAAACAAATAACATAAGAATTTCGGACTAGCATCATGTCAAATATAAAATAGCAGTTAATTCGAAGTAATTTTTCTGTTTTGCAAAATGAGAAAATATAAGCATATTCATAACTACATGAATTTTTTTATCCTGAATCAAAACTGGGAAAGAACAAAATTTGGACTGTAAATTTATGCCTGACATGGCACTATTACCAAAAACTAATATATGCAGATAAAAACATCAGAATTTGTTATTAGCAATACAAATGTACGCCTTTGTCCTGAAAGTTCGTTCCCTGAATATGCCTTCATTGGAAGATCGAATGTT of the Bacteroidota bacterium genome contains:
- a CDS encoding transketolase, encoding MMTSVNKLEETANQIRRDILRMVHAQNSGHPGGSLGCADFLTTLYFSILKHNPNNFTINGDSEDLFFLSNGHISPAWYSVLARCGYFDTNELSTFRKINSRLQGHPSTAENLPGIRIASGSLGQGLSVAIGAALAKKLNNDNNLVYSLHGDGELQEGQIWEAAMYAAANKVDNLIAVIDYNQKQIDGSLDSVVSLGDLSAKWKAFGWRVLEMDGNNIEDILETIQKAKDITKKSLPIVIIMKTEMGMGVDFMMGTHKWHGVAPNDEQLKKALSQLPETLGDY